Proteins encoded by one window of Haematobia irritans isolate KBUSLIRL chromosome 2, ASM5000362v1, whole genome shotgun sequence:
- the LOC142224418 gene encoding lipase 1, whose product MSVEISLTWLNIKFIFFCIALTQVIVIGNYLENTYPKNVIEDADLDTAQLIAKYNYPIETHYATTKDNYIVQIHRIPKPGAPPVFLMHGLIDSSATWIIMGPEKALGYYLSDMGYDVWMGNARGNRYSRNHTELDPDTNAEFWQFSWHEIGIYDLPASIDYVLKETGYRKLGYFGHSQGTTSFWVMCSMHPEYNEKIAIMHALAPVAFMKHLKSPLLPYAKNMAKIPGETIREFLRRTKILWETCFANKMSEDLCVRIYYQVVGKDVEQTNATLFPVIFGHIPAGCNLKQITHYIQLVENDRFCQFDYGSEKNMKHYQQPSPPDYPLEKITAPVALYYTYNDNLSSELDVQRLAKLLPNVIEDCLYPHKKWNHMTMSWGIDARELAHKRMIEIMKEYSYE is encoded by the exons atgagtgTTGAAATTTCGTTAACTTGgttgaatataaaatttattttcttttgtatagCCTTGACTCAAGTTATAGTCATAGGAAATTATTTAGAGAATACCTATCCCAAAAATGTAATCGAAGATGCTGATTTAGACACG GCCCAATTGATAGCAAAATATAATTATCCTATTGAAACACATTATGCGACAACCAAGGACAATTACATTGTACAAATCCATCGGATACCAAAACCGGGAGCACCACCTGTCTTTCTAATGCATGGTCTTATCGATAGCTCGGCAACATGGATAATAATGGGACCGGAGAAAGCCCTGGGCTATTATCTCTCCGACATGGGCTATGATGTTTGGATGGGTAATGCTCGTGGAAATCGTTATTCTCGTAATCACACCGAATTGGATCCTGATACAAACGCGGAATTTTGGCAATTTAGTTGGCATGAAATAGGAATCTACGATTTACCAGCCTCGATTGATTATGTTCTCAAAGAGACGGGATATCGAAAACTTGGATATTTTGGTCATTCCCAGGGTACCACATCATTTTGGGTTATGTGTTCCATGCATCCggaatataatgaaaaaattgcCATAATGCATGCCTTGGCTCCGGTAgcctttatgaaacatttaaaaaGTCCACTACTACCATATGCCAAGAATATGGCTAAAATACCAGGAGAGACAATCAGGGAATTTCTGCGTCGTACAAAAATTCTATGGGAGACCTGTTTTGCCAATAAAATGTCAGAGGATCTATGTGTTCGGATCTATTATCAAGTTGTGGGTAAAGATGTGGAACAAACGAATGCG ACTTTGTTTCCTGTAATATTTGGGCATATCCCTGCCGGCTGTAATCTCAAACAGATTACTCACTACATACAATTGGTGGAAAATGATCGCTTTTGTCAGTTTGATTATGGgtctgaaaaaaatatgaaacactATCAGCAACCCTCACCTCCCGATTATCCTTTAGAAAAAATAACTGCTCCTGTGGCCTTATACTATACCTATAATGATAACCTTTCAAGTGAGCTGGATGTTCAAAGACTGGCAAAACTTCTACCCAATGTTATTGAGGATTGTTTGTATCCCCATAAAAAATGGAATCATATGACCATGTCTTGGGGTATTGATGCTCGTGAATTGGCCCACAAGAGAATGATTGAGATTATGAAGGAATATTCCtatgaataa
- the LOC142225202 gene encoding uncharacterized protein LOC142225202 produces the protein MDEFRYVFINSDVDVICVSETWFHPKICDDIYSLEGYSLHRSDRLSNAGGVAIYVRSTLICNIKLRSASDRPIEYIFAELCTHTNFRILIGCIYRPNDRIAFEHVMQVLENISLSYDDIILLGDLNSNLLQSNTLTQNLQTFDFHPVNTETPTHFTSTSATLLDVIFVNQKSKILLYDQLCAPGFSKHDLLFITYDIAIENTESYVTFRDFKNLDYRLLNQYIESVHWTRIYDFVDVNKQLTFIQENLNAIYDTCVPVKTIRIQNKQPPWFNNEIKHQIVTRDLAYKRWKRFKTPYLYEMYKSARRVVVKTIENAKSNYYSQKFKTALDSKSKWKEIRNIGIGNKKTNVSNEIDVNKLNETFSTINTAEPLRNMYSEIDFVQPENTFSFRCVDKNEVLKSFYSIKSNATGVDELSPKFLKIVLPQLLPFFTYLLNTCLTKSTFPTEWKVAKIIPLPKAKNEFRPIAILPFLSKVLERIMNEQIIKYLDNFKLLSEKQSGFRKQRNCISALTEVIETIRQRLDEKMVSFLVLLDHSKAFDTVDHKMLLSKLEKLFFFSENACKLISSYLKSRSQIVFLNNKRSIPNKISRGVPQGSILGPILFTIYINDLTEIPQTCNLHMYADDVQVYTSAHIHTIESCINDINSDLNLIQNWARNNGLHLNPSKTKYLAIAKNKTVEIESISTKLCIENVAIDFVQSHKNLGIIFNSKLTWSDHILSAVGNVHGMLRNLWAVRTSTPQPIRMLLAKTFLIPKLLYGCEIFASSNYSDSQKLKIAYNNIARYIFNKRRYDRISEYAYKIFNIKFENLLKVKCLVQLHKIVYTKSPPNLYSCIQFARSNRGLKIIHPMIRSLVSERQFFIYTIRLWNSLPFKLQTTSNAIRFKNELFKIFS, from the coding sequence atggatGAATTTCGCTATGTATTCATAAATTCAGATGTTGACGTGATATGTGTTTCTGAAACATGGTTTCATCCAAAGATTTGTGATGATATATATAGTTTGGAAGGCTACTCACTTCATCGATCTGATAGACTATCCAACGCAGGTGGAGTTGCGATATACGTAAGATCAACATTGATTTGCAATATTAAACTGCGCTCTGCGAGTGACCGTCCAATCGAGTATATCTTTGCTGAATTATGTACCCACACAAACTTCAGAATTCTTATTGGCTGTATATATAGACCAAATGATCGAATTGCATTTGAACATGTTATGcaagttttagaaaatatttctcttaGCTATGATGATATTATCTTGCTTGGAGACCTAAACAGCAACCTGCTTCAATCTAATACGCTAACACAGAACCTGCAAACGTTTGACTTCCACCCTGTAAACACGGAAACTCCCACTCATTTTACCAGTACAAGTGCTACCTTATTGGATGTTATTTTTGTTAAtcagaaatcaaaaattttgctctatgACCAACTATGCGCTCCCGGTTTTTCTAAACATGACTTGCTCTTTATAACATATGATATTGCCATTGAAAATACGGAATCGTACGTAACTTTTCGAGATTTCAAAAACCTTGATTATCGTTTGCTGAACCAATACATCGAATCTGTACACTGGACAAGGATATATGACTTTGTGGACGTAAATAAACAACTGACGTTTATCCAAGAGAACTTGAATGCAATTTATGATACTTGTGTACCTGTAAAAACAATTCGTATACAAAATAAACAACCCCCCTggttcaataacgaaattaaacATCAAATTGTTACCAGAGATCTTGCATATAAGAGATGGAAACGTTTCAAAACACCATACCTATATGAGATGTACAAATCTGCGAGGAGGGTTGTGgtcaaaacaattgaaaatgctAAATCAAACTATTACAGTCAAAAATTCAAAACCGCCTTAGACAGCAAATCGAAATGGAAAGAGATACGCAACATtggtattggaaataaaaagacGAATGTGAGTAATGAAATCGATGTAAATAAActaaatgaaacattttcaacGATAAATACAGCAGAACCTTTAAGAAATATGTACTCCGAAATTGATTTTGTTCAGCCTGAGAATACTTTCTCCTTTCGCTGCGTTGATAAGAATGAagtattaaaaagtttttattcaataaagTCGAATGCAACTGGCGTCGATGAATTAAGTcctaaatttctgaaaatagtaTTACCCCAGCTGCTtcctttttttacatatttactTAATACTTGCCTAACTAAGTCTACCTTCCCAACTGAATGGAAAGTCGCGAAAATAATACCACTTCCTAAAGCTAAAAATGAGTTCAGACCAATTGCAATattaccttttctttcaaaggtTTTAGAGCGCATAATGAATGAGCAGATAATAAAATACCTGGACAATTTCAAACttctatctgaaaaacaatctggATTCCGGAAGCAAAGGAACTGTATTTCAGCGCTCACCGAAGTTATAGAAACTATACGCCAACGACTTGATGAAAAAATGGTATCATTTCTAGTACTTCTCGACCATAGCAAAGCGTTCGACACGGTTGACCATAAAATGCTGCTATCCAAACTTGagaaattattctttttttctgaAAACGCTTGCAAGCTAATATCATCATATCTTAAATCTCGCTCACAGATAGTGTTTTTAAACAACAAACGATCTATACCTAATAAAATATCCCGAGGAGTTCCTCAGGGATCAATCCTTGGTCCAATTCTTTTCACTATTTATATCAATGATTTGACGGAAATACCACAAACATGTAACTTACAtatgtatgctgatgacgtACAAGTTTACACAAGTGCCCATATACACACTATTGAATCATGCATAAATGATATAAACTCAGACCTAAATCTCATACAAAATTGGGCTCGTAATAATGGTCTCCATTTAAATccctcaaaaacaaaatatttggctattgcaaaaaataaaacagtgGAAATTGAAAGTATCTCTACTAAACTATGCATTGAAAATGTTGCAATTGATTTTGTTCAATCGCATAAGAATTTGggaataatatttaattcaaaactTACATGGTCAGATCATATTCTTAGCGCAGTCGGAAATGTTCACGGAATGCTACGAAATCTATGGGCTGTTCGGACAAGTACGCCGCAACCTATTCGAATGTTGTTAGCAAAAACATTTCTAATTCCAAAACTTTTGTACGGATGTGAAATCTTTGCAAGCTCAAACTATTCAGactcccaaaaattaaaaattgcctACAACAACATTGCTCGATATATTTTCAACAAGCGACGCTATGACCGAATATCAGAGTAtgcatataaaatattcaatattaaatTCGAAAACTTGTTGAAAGTAAAATGTCTGGTTCAACTTCATAAAATAGTTTATACTAAAAGCCCACCAAACCTCTATAGCTGTATCCAGTTTGCCCGTTCGAACAGAGGACTGAAAATAATACATCCTATGATACGATCACTAGTATCCGAAAGGCAATTCTTCATATACACTATTCGTCTTTGGAACTCCTTACCCTTCAAACTGCAAACTACAAGCAATGCTATCCGctttaaaaatgaattatttaaaatattttcttaa